In Hyphomicrobium denitrificans ATCC 51888, the DNA window TACGAGGCCAGCGCGTGCGTTCGGCGCGCCGCAGACGACCTCCATCAGCGGCTGGCCCTTGGCGATCTCGACCTGCACGACCTGCAGCTTGTCGGCGTTCGGATGCTTCTTGGCTTCGACGATGCGCGCGATCACGAAAGCGCCGAGCGCCTTCGCCGGGTCTTCGATGGCTTCGACTTCAAGACCGATCGCCGACAACGTCGTCTCGATCTCGTCGAGCGAGGCGTTGGTATCGAGATGATCCTTGAGCCAGGAGAACGTGAATTTCATTGTTCGTCATCCTCGAGCGTCTGAGCCCCCGCGAGGACGTTCGGGGATCCAGCATAAGAGTTGTCGCAGACGCCATATTGTGCCGTTGGCGCGTTTTGCGCTGGATTCCCGGCCTTCAACGCACACGATGTGTGCGCTCGGCCGAGAATGACGATGTGATCTGCTGCCATCATCACGCTGATAGTCCGCCGCCGAGGGTGGGGACGTCGAGGGTGGAGAAGCCGTAGTGGCTGAGCCAGGTCAGGTCGCCGGAGAAGAAGGCGCGGAGATCGGGGATGCCGTATTTCAGCATCGTCAGGCGGTCGAGGCCGACGCCGAACGCGAAGCCCTGATATTTCTCGGGATCGAGGCCGCAGTTCCTCAGCACGTTCGGATGCACCATGCCGCAGCCAAGAATTTCGAGCCACTGACCGGGCTTGCCGATCGCCTCGGCGCCGATGTCGACTTCCATCGACGGTTCGGTGAACGGGAAGTGCGAGGCGCGGAAACGCATCTTTACTTCGTCGACCTCGAAGAACGCCTTGCAGAATTCCTGCAGCACCCATTTCAGGTGGCCCATGTGGGTCTTCTCGTCGATGACGAGGCCTTCGACCTGATGGAACATCGGCGTGTGCGTCTGATCGCTGTCGCAGCGATAGACGCGGCCCGGCGCGATGATGCGAAGCGGCGGTTTCTGCGAAACCATCGTGCGGATCTGAACGGGGCTCGTGTGCGTGCGCAGAAGCAGGCGCGACCCGTCGGGCTTCGGCGAGAAATAGAATGTGTCGTGATCCTGCCGCGCCGGATGGTCGGCCGGGATGTTCAGCTTGTCGAAGTTCATCTCGTCCGTTTCGATGTCCGGACCTTCGGCGACCCTGAAGCCCATATCGGCGAAGATTTCGATGACTTCGTCGAGGACCTGGCTGACGGGATGAATTCGGCCATCGGCGACGGAACCGGGGCGAACGGGAAGCGTGACGTCGGCGCGCTCGGTTTTCAGCCGTTCATCGAGCGCCGCGGTTTCAAGCGTTGCCTTGCGTTCGTCGAGCGCAGTCGAGATCTTGCCTTTGAGGGTGTTGACCGTCTGGCCGAAGGTCTTGCGCTCTTCCGGCGGGAGCGAGCCGAGCTTGCTCATCAGCTCTGAGACGCGGCCTTTTTTTCCAAGTGCCGAAACGCGGACGGCATCCAGAGCGGCGAGATCTTTGGCGCCGTCGATTTCGGCGACTAATTCGCCTTCAAGCTTATTCAGGTCTTG includes these proteins:
- the pheS gene encoding phenylalanine--tRNA ligase subunit alpha — translated: MSQDLNKLEGELVAEIDGAKDLAALDAVRVSALGKKGRVSELMSKLGSLPPEERKTFGQTVNTLKGKISTALDERKATLETAALDERLKTERADVTLPVRPGSVADGRIHPVSQVLDEVIEIFADMGFRVAEGPDIETDEMNFDKLNIPADHPARQDHDTFYFSPKPDGSRLLLRTHTSPVQIRTMVSQKPPLRIIAPGRVYRCDSDQTHTPMFHQVEGLVIDEKTHMGHLKWVLQEFCKAFFEVDEVKMRFRASHFPFTEPSMEVDIGAEAIGKPGQWLEILGCGMVHPNVLRNCGLDPEKYQGFAFGVGLDRLTMLKYGIPDLRAFFSGDLTWLSHYGFSTLDVPTLGGGLSA